From the Acidobacteriota bacterium genome, the window CCGAAGGAGCGCAGGACGCCTGGACGGAGTTTCTTGAGCGCTACGGTCCGATCATCCTCCAGGCAGTGCGGCGCACGATCTGGGACGGTGAAGGCGCGGCTGACTGCTTCGTCTTCGTATGTGAGCAGTTGAACGCTCGCGGTTATCGCCGCCTGTTGCAATTCAAGCCGGAAGGCGCCACCGGCTTTGTGACTTGGTTACGGGTCGTCGTTCGGAACCTGGCGCTCGATTGGTACCGCAAGCAGGTGGGTCGTCATCGCAAGTTCGATTCCGTCGAACGATTGCCGCTCCTGCACCAGGAGATCTACCGCTTTCGATACGAGGAAGGCCGTTCTCTGGACGACACGTTCCTAGCGCTGCGCGGCCGTTTTCCGCAGTTGACGTCTGATGCGGTCAGCGACGCTGACGTGGAGCTGCGCCAGTCGTTCAGCTCGCGCCAGGAATGGCTTCTAGCGTCACGACAATCCGAGACCGTAGCTATCGACTCCACTGATTCGGCGGATTCACCGTCGATCGACGTGGCCGATTCGACGCGGGGCCCGGAGGATTGCGCCATTTCCCACGAAGAATGGCAGCGGCTCGGTCGAGGGCTGGCGAAGCTGGACGCTCCCGAGCGTCTCTTGCTTCAGCTTCGCTTTGGTCGAGGAGCCACCTTGGCCAAGATCGCGCGTCTTGTTGGGCTGCCCGATGCGCAGACGGCTGATCGAAAGATCCGAGCCACCCTTGACCGGCTGAGGAAAGAACTCGAATGACCGGATTCGGAAAATGCACGGCGAAGTCCGTACATATGAGTAGGACAGAAGAACGATGACTCCGACTCCCCCCAGTCTGATTCCGCGTCGAACCTGGCGCTGCCCCGACGAAGCTCGGCTGGCAGCGTACTTCGAACGACGCTTGCCGGACCCACAGCAGCGAGAGATTGAAGCCCATGTCGCTAGTTGCGAACACTGTTTGGCGCAAGTGGCCTTCCTTCTAGAGGTGCAGGACGGCGAGTTGCCGGAGGTGCCGCGCGTCCTACTGGAGCGTGTGCGCCAACCCGCGAACCGTGCAACGCCTTTCGCACCGGGCTGGAAGTGGGGCTCGGCGGCCGCCGCGCTGGCTGCGGTGATGGTCGTGGCGTCTGTGTTTGTCTGGCGCGATCAGCCGGCACCCGCGGCGCCATCGAACAACATCGCGCACCGCGAGCAGGCGCCCCAAGTAGCCGTTGTCACGCCCGCTCCGCAGCTACCTGCCAAATCAACCAAGGGCTCGCCAGCGGGAGAAGCTCGCGGTCAGGCACCGTCGTCACAGGAGCCGCGGGTGCTCGAGCCGAAGCCGAATGCCAAGGTGGATCCCGCAAACCTTGATCTTCGGTGGGCTGGGATCCCGCGAGCGCTGTTCTACGAAGTGATCATCACCGATCCAAGTGGACACCGGGTGTGGGGCCATAAGGCTGAGCAAGAGCAAGCACACGTGCCCATCGAGGCCGGCCTGAAGCCAGGTCCGTATTTCGTCTGGGTGCGCGCCCACCTGCCGGAAGGCAAAGTGGTTCGCACGCGAGCAGTGACGTTCACGGTGCCGGAGTAGTGCGTAAGACCCTCAAGCTCGCCCTGCTACTGTGCGCCTGTGCTCTACTTCTGCCCGCGGTGCGCGCGGACGAGCGACCCACTCCCGGCGCCGATCTGCTAGCCAAGGCGCGCAAGACCTATGCCGAGCAAGGTGCCAAGACCGCGCTGCCGGAATTCGAAGCTGCGCTGGCCGCGTTTCGGGCCGCGGGCGATAGCCGCGACGAAGCCATCACCATCGGCCTGATCGGCAACTGCTACAAGAAACTCGGAGACTACTCCCGCGCCCAGCAGATGCTCGAGCAAGCGCTGGCCATGAAGCGGAAGCTCGGCGACCGTGCGGAGGAGGGTCGCACCCTCAGTCACCTGGGACTTCTGTTCTGGGAGATGGGGAATTATCCGAAGGCCATTGACTACCTGACGCAGAGCATAGAGATCGCCCGCCAGATCAGCGACCGTAAACTCGAAGGCGCCTCGCTCAACAACCTGAGCCTCGTCTACGACGAGCAGGGCGATTACCAGCGATCGCTCGAGCAGTATCAGCGTGCTCTCGAGCTGCACCGCGCCACCGGCTTCGCGCGCGGAGAAAGCGACACTCTGGGCAACATCGGAGGTGTGTACCTTCTGTTGGGTCGATATCGCGAAGCGCTGGGGTACTACCAGCAAGCGCTCGCCATCGATGAACGGGAGGGATTAAAGCCCTCGATGGTGCAGGATCTGGGGAACATCGGCTTCTGTTACCTCGGCTTGGGGCGGCTGACGGACGCCCAGGCACAGTTCGGGCGCGGGCTCCAACTGGCCCGTGAAGCGGGAATGAAAAAGGAAGAAGCCGAACTGCACAAGGGCCTCGGTTCAGGACTGGTCCGGTTGGGGAAGTTCAATGCCGCACTGACTGAGTACGCGACTGCCCTGCAAGTGTACGAAGCTGCTGGGTTGAAGAAAGAGAAGGTCGAAGGTCTGGGCGACCGTGGCGCGGTGTTCCTGATGCTAGGGGACCTGCCCTCGGCGGAGCGCGACTTTTCCGAAGCCAGTGGACTGGCGCAATCGATCGGGAACGTCCGTGGAGTGACAGCCAATCTCCTCGCGCTCGGGGATTTGGAGGCCAAGCGCGGCCGGCACGAGCGAGCGGCGGTGCAGTACCGCGCCGCTCTCGAGCGCTCCCGCGCCGCGGCGGATCAAGACATGATGGCCACCAGCCTTCTCCGGCTGGCGGCGACTCTGCCCGAACTTAGAGATCCTCAAGGTGCGGTGGTCAGCGCCAAAGAAGCGCTCGAGATAGCGCGCAAGCAATCCGCTGCGCCCGGAGAAGCGGAAGCGTTGTTGATACTGGGCGACCTGCTGCGGAGGCAGGGGGAGTTGCAACCGTCGCTCGCTCGCCTGACGGAAGCTGAGAAAGTCGCCGCACCGATCGCAAACCCGGACCTCAACTGGCAGATAGCGTACGGTCGAGGCCGGACGCTCGAGGCCATGGGCCGCGTGGACGAAGCGATCTCGGCTTACCGCCAGTCGGTCGAGATCATCGAAGGCGTCCACTCCGAACTGAAAGAGGAGCGCTATCGTTCCGGTTATCTGCAGGACAAGTCGCAGGTGTACATCGCCCTGATCCGCTTGCTGTTGCGAAGGGACAAGGCGGGGGAGGCGTTCTCTTTCGCGGAGAGGTTGCGCGCCCAGGGCAAGTCCACGCCGCTCGAACGAAACGTCTCTCCCGAAGCTGCGCAGCACGAGCTCGAACTGCGGTTGCGCATCCAGCGGCTGCATCGAGCGATCGAGGAAGAGTCGGCAAAGGGTGCCGAGTTTCGCGGGCGCGCAGCGGCCGTGTTCTCGGAAGAACTTCAGGCAGCGCAGCGCGAATATCAGAACCTGCTCGACGATCGGCATGGTCGCCGGAGCGGTCGGGCGACCGTCGCGACAGCGGAGCGTATCCGGCAGAGCCTTCCTGCCGATGCGGCCCTGCTGGAGTACGTAGTGGCCGACGACTCCGTACTGATCTTCGTCTTGACGCGCGACCAGCTGCGTTCGACCTCGTCGCCAGTCTCGCTCGAGGAACTGGAAACGCGCATCGAGCTGTTTCGAGACCTGCTCAACCGCCGGACGGGCGACCAGTGGCGACCTCCAGCGGAGTCTCTGCGCCACAGCCTGGTCGATCCGATCGAGGCAGCCGGCTGGCTGCGCGGTCGTCGAAGGCTCTTCCTGGTGCCGCAGGGTGTGCTCCACTACTTGCCATTTGCGGCTCTCGCGCGAACGACCGACTCCCGCACCCGCTTCCTGGTCGAAGACTATGTTCTTCAGTACCTGCCGTCAGCGAGCACGCTGGCGGCAGAGCCTGGGTCGGCGGGCCTGGACCGTCGTCTCTTTGCACTCGCACCTTCTCGCTCGCACCTGCTCTTCGCAACGCGCGAGGTGCAGGCTATCCAGACGCTTCTCCCCCACGGCGCGCGGCTGCTGGTCGGAACCCGAGCGACCGAGTCCGACTTCAAGCGGCTGGCCGGCGACTATGGAACTATCCATCTTGCTACACACGGCTTCTTCAATAAAGTGAACCCGCTGTTTTCCGGCGTCGAACTCGAGCCCGACGCGCGCGACGATGGCAGGCTGGAAGTCCACGAGGTCCTCGAACTGCGCCTGCGAGCCGGGCTGGTGACGCTCAGCGCCTGCGAAACGGCGCTGGGGACCGGGTATTACAGCGACGTTCCTGCGGGAGACGACTTCGTCGGTCTGACAGACGCCTTTCTGCGAGCGGGGAGTTCATCCGTTCTGGCCACACTGTGGGAAGTGAACGACCGCTCGACCTCGGAGTTCATGACCGAATTTTATCGGAGGCTGGAGCGGCCGGGAGGAGAGGGTGACCTGGCGCTGGCCACGGCGCAGCGCCGGATGCTGGCCAGCCATAGCCGCTTCCGGCATCCTTATTACTGGGCTCCGTTCGTTCTGGTGGGCTCAAGCCGTGGTATACAGGGCCCACAAAGTGGGCGTTTGGCGGAAAAACCCGCCGCCCGTCCGTAACAAACAGTAACTACCCAGGCCCCACGCGAAGTTGACCTCTGTGGAGGGAATATGGCGCGCCAGTGCTTGCGGTCCTGCGTCGTCGGGATTCTCGGAACACTTTGTTTAAGCCTGCTGCTGACCACCCCGGCTGGCGCACAGACGGTCCAGGTCACCTCCACCACTCCTTCCTCCGCCGCGCAAGGCACGGTGAACCTGAACGTCAGCGTCAAGGGCAAGGGCTTCAAGAACGGCGTTGCTGCCCGTTTCGTCCTCACCGGGACAGACAACCCAGCCGGCGTAACCGTCAACGGCACGACCTTCGTCAGCTCCACGCAAGTCGTCGCTAACATCAACGTATCGGACACCGCCGCCATCGCCCAGTTCGACGTCGTGGTGAAGAACAGCGACGGCCGCATCGGCAAGGGCACGGAACTGTTTGCCGTGGTACAGAAGGGCGGAAACCCTCACCCTAGTGACCTCCCGGTCACCACCAACCTGGCCGATTACGACGCCAGCAACATGCCGTACTACCTGCAGAGCGATCGAGGCGGTGCCTACCAGAACGGCGTAGCCGGCACACTGTCGGTCCTGTGGGCTAACGGCTTCAACACGATCGTGTGGGGAGACTGGCGGCTGTATTTGGCAAGTTCTACGAACCGCACCTTTGGGATAACTTTCGCCACCGCGAACGCTGTGCGGCCGGGAGATCCCAGGTATCGGGTTCCCGCCAACCCGCCGTACTGGGGAACACAGTTCTTGGCGGTAAACATGTTTAACCAGTGCACGTACGACCACCTTGACATGCTGACGATGAAGCCGGGCGATTCGTTCCCATGCATAACGTCCATACGGCTACCTCAGGATAGTTCCGGCGGCAATTACTGGCTGACTATGGGTGGCATAGGTGGCGGAGGAGAGACCGACGATGTGCTGGTCTCGTGCAACGCTGCCGATTCTGGGGGTTGCAAGGACTGGTTCATCGATCCGATCCCGGTGGTGAACGCGGATGGCACGACCAGCCCGGGACGCACTTGCGCCCGACTGCTCTACAGCCCTCGAAGGGGCACGAACACGCAAGACGGTGACTTCTATCTCACGTTCCACATCCACGTGACGCGGCCGTGAGTAAGGGCGGGATTTACAAAAGGCAACCGTGATGAGCTCAAGTAACGGCACGGCTGGAAGAGGATCGCGCACCCAGCATGTCCCGAGTTCACTACATCCGGCATGGGAGGTCTTCATGCGCTACTGCCAGGAGTTAGGGCACGGGGAAGTTGAGCGATTGAAGATCCAGGACGGGCTGCCCGTCATGGCCGAGGTCACGACCAAGAAGGTCAGGTTCTCGTGATGTAGAGGCAAAGGCTAAGACGTCGTCTTAAGACGGCTGACCGAAACACTCGGAGGCCGCTGGTCCAAAGCAGCATCGGACCGGCGGCCTTTTCTATTTCAGATCCGCGACCAAAGGAGAACGTCGATGTCAAACAGGTTCCGGTTTCTCGTGGTGCTCCTTGTGGCTACTGCGGCATTCGCCGGGAAGCCGGCGAGCGACGTCCCCGTTACCACCTACCTTGCCGATTACGATGCCGGCAACGCGCCGTACTACCTGCAGAGCGACGGTGGCGGTGCGTACAACAACGGTGTGGCCGGCAGTGTCTCGATCCTGGTGGCGAACGGCTACAACGGCATCGTCTGGGGAGACTGGCGGCTGGACTTGTTGAGTTCCACGTCCCGCACCGTCGCAATAACCTTCGCCAGCAGCAACGCCGTGCAACCGGGAGACCCTGGGTATCAAGCGCCTGCCGCGCCGCCCTACTGGGGAACACAGTTCTTGGCCGCGCGCATGGAGGACAAGTGCACACAGGACAACCACAACATGCTGACGATGAGAGTGGGGGATTCTTTCCACTGCTCCATGGTCATTCGGCTACCGAACGATAGTTCCGGCGGCCATTACGGTCTGAACATGTGGCCGAGCGTAGCCGCAGAGTCCAGCCAGGTGCAGGTCTCCTGCAACTCTGCGGATTCCGGCGGCTGCAAAGATTGGTTCATCGATCCGATCCCGGTGGTGAACGCGGATGGAACCACCAGTCCGGGACGCGCCCGCGCTCGGCTGGGCTACTTATCTCGAACGGGCAAGAGCACGAACAGTGGCGACTTCTATCTTACGTTCCACATCCATGTGACGCGGCCGTGAGCAAAAGTGACATCTCTGGACGCCCCCTAAGTTAAATAGACAACCCGGGGAGGACGAAAATGCGTTGCACGAAGCTTACCGTTGTTGTTTTCACCATTGTCGTTTTCGTGGCCGCTGTTTCAGCGTGTGCTCAGAACTCCGCTTATGTATCGAATACTAGTTCCAATTCCGTCTCGGTGATCGATACCGCGAGCTTTGCCGTTACCTCCACAATAACGGTCGGGACAAATCCTTATGGAGTCGCTATCACTCCGGACGGAACACGCGCCTACGTCGCGAATTACGGTTCTGCTTCGGTCTCAGTGATCGACACTACCAACAACTCAGTCGTCACCACGGTAGCGGTTGGGGCGAACCCCTACGGAGTAGCTATCTCTCCGGATGGGACCCGCGCCTACGTGTCGAATGGGGTATCAGGCACTGTCTCCGTGATCGACACTGGCAGCAACGCTGTGATTGCCACTGTCACCGTAGCAGGTGGTAACTCGCATCTTCGAGAAGTTGCAATCAGCCCGGACGGAAGCCGCGTCTATGTGGCGAGCCAGGCGAATGGGACGGTCTCAGTGATAGATACTGCGACCAATACTGTGGTTGCCACCGTAGCAGTGGGGTTGGAGCCGGTTGGAGTGGTCATAACCCCGGATGGGGCCCACGCCTATGTGACGGTCGGTCAAAACCAACATGAGCCGTTCTTCGTTTCTGTCATCAACACCGCAAGCAACACCGTGACGGCCACGATACCAGTTGGGGGCGCTCCTACCCTGCTGGCTATCACCCGAGACGGGACCCGCGTCTATGTGCCAAATCACCTATCCGGCACTGTCTCGGTGATTGACACCGCGAGCAACACCGTGATCGCGACCGTGGCGGTGGGGGTAGGTCCATACGCAGTGGCCATTTCTGCTGACGGAACCCGCGCCTATGTTGCGGACGCAGATTCTAATTCTGTCTGGGTAATCGATGTGCTGAGCAACACCGTGGTTACAAGTGTCGGGGTTGGGGTACAACCCGATGGAGTGGCGCTGGCGCCATTAGGGCCGAAATGCGCTCCCCCGCCCTCTGGCCTGGTCGCCTGGTGGCCTGGCGACGGCAACGCCAACGACACAATCGGAGGCAACAACGGCACCCTGCTGAATGGAACCACATTCGCTGCCGGCAGGGTCAGGCAGAGCTTTAGTTTTGATGGCGTGGATGACCTTGTTGAGACCCCGACGAAGAACTGGGGCTTTTCTACAACTGCCACGGTGACTGGGTGGGTCCGGACGACGAAAACAGGTGCGCAAGGCGTGTTCTCTCTCGCTCACGATTTCCTTGAAGACGAGATGCTCTTGTACATCAGTGATGGGCATATTGTTGTCTTCAATCACAAATCTCCTGGGAATTACACGGGTCGAATGAGTAGTTCAGTGGTGAATACCGGCGAGTGGGTGTTTGTGGCGGGAGTCTTTGATGGAGGCGGTTCAGCATCAAACCTGCGAATCTTCGTGAACGGGGTCGAAGAAACAGGAACCGCATTTTCCGCCGGATCACCGTCCGATATCGTGGACACGACCCCTCGAAGTGTGAGACTGGGCCGGCGGACGACTGCTGTCGCGACTGAGATTTTCGAAGGGGAGATTGACGAGGTCCAGCTCTACAACCGCGCCCTGACTTCTGGCGAGGTTGCCGCCATCTTCCATGCTGGCAGCGCGGGCGTATGCACTACCAACCGCCCGCCGGTGGCGGATGCGGGCGCCAGTCAGACGGTCGAATGCAGCAGCCACAGCGGCACTCCGGTGACGCTGGATGGCTCCGCTTCGAGTGACCCGGACAACGATATCCTGACCTTCAGGTGGACGGATGCCGGCAACAACGTCATCGGCAACACGGCCATGGTCAACGTGGCCGCGCTGCTGGGGCCCAGCACCTACACGCTGAAGGTCACCGACCCCAGCGGGCTCTCCGCAACGGCGACCACTCACGTCACTGTCGTCGACACGACGCCGCCGCTGCTCACTTTGTCCACCAACAGCATCGTCGTGACCCTGCCGACGGCTTCCGCGACCGGAACCGCCGCCAGTCTCGCGGGCATCGCTTCGGCCAGCGACATCTGCGATCCCAGCCCGACCATCACCAACAACGCTCCGGCGGTCTTCCCCATTGGGACCACCACCGTGACATTCACTGCCACGGACCACAGCGGCAACTCATCGCAGCAGCAACTCACAGTCCGTGTGCTCTTCAACCTCAACGGCTACTTCTCGCCGCTGCTGAATGACGGGCAAGCTGTGTTCAAGGCCGGGCGCACCATCCCGGTGAAGTTCCAGCTCACGGCTGCTGATGGCTCCATCGTCTCGAATGCGATCGCCAACATCCAGGTCTACAAGGTGCTGAACACGCCCACGGGAACCGTGGACATGACCGTGGACACGTTCGCTTCGGGCTCGAGCAATTCGGGCACTCTCTTCCGATACGACGCGTCTTCAGGCCAGTACATCTACAACCTGAGCACGCAGGGATACGGTGTGGGCACGTATCTGATCCGGACAACGCTCAACGACGGCACCACGCACGACGTGCAGTTCTCGCTGAAGTGAGTCAGGAAGCTACGACAGACCCGAAACCAACGCAAACCGCGGCCGTCTTCGCAGACGGCCACTTCTTTGTTGCACAGTGAGCGCAGCGCCAGCAAGAGCCCACTTAGGCTCAAGCCAGCCGTTTCTACATTCATTAGCTCCGCGGCGGTCGGTCAAGGCGCAAAAGGCGGTCGCTCTCATCCAGCAGCATTCCGATTCACCGAGCCGGTTGCTGGCGTTCATCAACTCGGTCGAAGCCCAACGTGGCAAACAACTCACCAACGCGCAAGCAGACACGCTGGAGGCGCTGGCGCGTCGAATACTGGCGGTGATTTAGACCGCACGACGCGGAATCCTTGTCGCACCCAACGTGAACGGCGGCCGTCTTCACAGACGGGCGCCGTTCCCTGCCAGCGGGCGAGCCAGCTGCGGCTCGCAGCGCATTGCTCGCCCGCAGAACTCGTCGAGGAGAATTCTGCTCCGACACGGAGTCCGTGGAGGTGTTAATGACGAGAGTTCGCCGATTCCGAAGGCCCTGTTGTCGCCGATCCTTTTCCGTGCCCGGATGCCGATTGCAGTTGCAACAGCTCCGCCCGTAACGGATGGTCAGCGTCAGCAGATGTGAGCATCCCTGTGAGAAGGCGTTCGACTTCTGCTGCCCGATCAGGGCGCTTACTCCGGAGGTAGAGCCGCTCCAGACGTATCAGTGCCGGGCCGGGGAGGCCCTCCCTGAGCGTGGACGAAGGCGCACGACAGAAGACAAAAGAGCGCGAGGTGCCTCGCGCGCAGCAGACGGGAACGCATCACGCCAACAGGTCCTCGATCTTTACCGGCAGCTCGCGCACGCGGACTCCGGTTGCATGGTGGACTGCTGCCGTGATCGCGGCGGCGATGCCGGCCAAGCCGATCTCGCCGATGCCGCGGGCGCCAAGCGGGTTGATCTCTTTGTCGGGATAGTCGAGGAAATGGACGTCGATGGGCGGCACGTCGGCGTTCACCGCCACCACGTAGTCGGCCAGATTGCTGTTGATGGGCGCGCCGTTCTGCGGATCGTAAGACGTGTGCTCCAACAGCGCCATGCCGATCCCCATCACCACCGCGCCCTGGATCTGGTTCCGGCCGGTCAGCGGGTTGATGATGCGGCCCGCATCGATGACGGTCACCACCCGGCTCACGCGCAAGCGCGCGATCTCCGGCTGCCATGTGACCTCGACGAAGTGAGCGCCGAACGAGTGCGTGGAGAACTTCGCCTTGGGATCACCAAAGGACATCTCGGCTTTGCCATTGCCGGTGACCAGGCGGAGGTTGGCGCGCCGGAGCAAATCCGCGAACGGTACGCCCTTCGCCGGACCGTCAGCCTTCACAAAGACCCGGCCGCCTTCGAGTGCCAGAGCGTCGGGCTTGCGCCCCACGAAAGGCGAGCCTGGCGTTGTCACGGCGACGAGCAGCAGCGACGAGATGGCGTTGTCGGCCGCTGTAAAGACGGCTGGGACCACTGACCCGGTGGCCATCGAGCCGCCCGAGATCGGGCCGGGCGGAAGCGAAGTATCGCCGAGCGCGACTTCGACCTGGTCGAGCGGCACTCCGGTCTTTTGCGCGCCGAGCTGTGCCAGTATGGTGTAGGTGCCGGTACCGATGTCCTGGGTCGCGCACGCGACGCGGACCGTACCGTCGTCGCGGAGCTCGACGTTCGCCTCTGCCGAGAACCGTCCGGCGATCCACGTGCACCCGGCCATTCCCCAGCCCAGGGTCAAGCCATCGCGCTTCATCGAGGCGACCGCGGGCGTGCGCTTGGACCATCCGAACTTCTCCGCGCCGAGCGTGAAGCACTCGAGCAAATGGCGGGACGAGAACGGCAGGCGCGATTCCTCGTCGATCTTCGGCTCGTTCATGACGCGGAGCTTGACCGGGTCGAGCTTGAGCTGATCGGCCAGTTCATTCATCGCCGACTCGGTCGCGTAAAGCCCGGTCACCGCGCCGGGGCCGCGCATATCGGCGGCGGAGCCGATGTTTCGCTTCGCGCGGCCGAAAGTCACACGCAGGTTGGGCACGCTGTATTGAAAACCCGTCGCCTCGCCGCAATCTTCGTGGTGGTAATCGAGCATCGATCTTTGGTAGACGTAGTCGTGCTGCAGCGAAACAAGCTTGCCCTCGGGCGTCGCACCCAAGCGCACGCGCTGCTGGCTGCGCGGGCGATGACCGACCGACTGGAACATCATCTTGCGGCTGAGCACGAGCTTGACCGGCTTGCCGAGCTGTCGTGCCGCTGCGGCGGTGAGGGCACAATGCGTCCAGGGATACAACTTGCCGCCGAAACCCGAGCCCAGGAACCTGGCGATGACGCGGACGTTCTCTTTGGGCAAGCCGAACATCTGCGCGAGCACGCCCTGGAGGTTGACGACTCCTTGGGACGATTCATACAGGGTCAATGACGAGCCATCCCAGATCGCGGTGGTGGCGTGCAGCTCGAGGGGGTTGTGCGTCTCGGCCGGCGTGGCGTAGGTCTGGTCGAGTTTGACCAGCGCGCCGGCGAACGCGGAATCGGGATCCCCGCGCTGGCTTTGCAGGCGTTCGCGCAGTCCGTAGGTGGTCAGCACCACCGGGGGATCATCGTCGGCTACCAGGTGAGTATCGACGTTGGGCTTGTCTTTGGCGTAGGTGGCGCGAACCGCATCGGCAGCGGCTTTCGCGGTCTCGAATGTGTCCGCCACAGCGAGCGCGATGTATTGGCCCCAGTAGCGAACGATATCGTCCTCGAACGGCGGGCGCCGCTCTTCACAGATGCCGTCGAATCCCTGGCCCACGGTCGAGCGAAAGATCTTTCCGATGTTCTCGCGATGAAAGATCGCACGCACGCCGGGCATCTTCTCCGCCGCGGCGGTGTCGAGTTTGAGGACTCTGCCGTTGGCGATGGTCGCCTCGACCGGCACGGCATACAGCAACCCCGGAAAATGGAAGTCGGAGGTGTACTGCGCCACGCCGCTCACTTTGCGCGGGCCATCCACTCGCGGCGTGTCGCGACCGACCGGAGAGACGGTCGGGGATCCTTGGGGTGTCGGCATGTTCGCTCCTTCAGTGCATCAGGCCGTGGCCGCCGTTTGGAGAGCGTGCGTGAGGCAGCGCTTGGCCAGTTCGATCTTGAATCTGTTTTGGCTCTGCGGTTTGGCGTAGCGCAGAGCCGCTTCCGCTGCGTGGCGAAAGTTGCCTGCGTCAGCCGGCTTGCCCACGAGAGCCGCCTCGGCTTCGGGGGAGCGCCAGGGTTTGGTCCCCACGCCGCCCAATGCGATGCGCGCCTGAGTCACGTTCCCGCCCGCGATTGTGAGCACGACGGCCGCCGACGCCAGCGCGAATTCGTATGATGCTCGGTCGCGCAGCTTCAAATACACCTGCCGGCTTCCTGACCTGGGCGGTGGCAGCGTGACGTGCGTGATGAGGTCGCCGGGTTCGAGCACCGTTTCGCGATCTGGCGTGCTGCCGGGCAGAAGATGAAAGTCACCGAAGGGGACTGCGCGCGAGCCCTTGGGTCCCTGTATGTGGATGGTCGCTTCCAGTGCCGCCAGCGCCACACACATGTCCGACGGGTTGGTCGCGATGCAATGTTCGCTGGCGCCAAGGATGGCGAGCGTGCGGTTGCTGCCGGTGATGGCCGGGCAGCCGGTGCCGG encodes:
- a CDS encoding xanthine dehydrogenase family protein subunit M, yielding MHSFEFIRPADPAAAVATAKQSKTAQQGADVRFVAGGTTLLDLMKLNVETPARVLDINRLPLDRIEATPDGGLRIGATARNADLAHHPTVQSDYSVLSQALLAGATAQIRNMATTAGNLLQRTRCAYFRDTAMPCNKREPGTGCPAITGSNRTLAILGASEHCIATNPSDMCVALAALEATIHIQGPKGSRAVPFGDFHLLPGSTPDRETVLEPGDLITHVTLPPPRSGSRQVYLKLRDRASYEFALASAAVVLTIAGGNVTQARIALGGVGTKPWRSPEAEAALVGKPADAGNFRHAAEAALRYAKPQSQNRFKIELAKRCLTHALQTAATA